In Corallococcus caeni, the genomic stretch CGCGATGGACAGGTACACGCCCACGACCAGCGCGGGGGGCAGCACCGCGCGCAAGACCTCTCCCGCGCGGGCCTTGTAGTGGTTCACGAGCACCGCCAGCTGGATCGCGATCACAGGCAGCGTCCACGCCAGCAGGTGGATGAGGTACGCCCAGCGCGTTTCCATCATGGCGACACCTCGCGGGGTCCCAGGGTCCGCTCCGCGCGGACGGGCTTCTGCTCCCGCGACACGGCCTGGGGTTTCTTCGTCAGCACGCGCTCCAGCCGGTCGCGCGCCCACAGGCCCACGAGCAGGGTCTGGAGGCCGAAGAAGAGGTACTCCTCCAGCGGCAGGTAGCCCAGCTTCACGCCCCAGATGCGCTCCGGGTCGAAGCCCCACAGGCCCCACTTCACGGCCATGTTGTCCCACGGCGACGTGGCCGCGTAGACGACGACGAGCAGCATGGCCATGGGCGCCAGGCCCCGCCACGACAGCGTGCGGCGGTAGCGCACGAGCAGGAACAGGATGGGCAGCACGACGAAGATGCCCAGGAAGCGCGCGTAGGTCATCCCGGGCCTCCACTCCACCGCGGCGCCACCCGGCTCATGCGTCCCCCTGCCTCCAGCGCGTAGGTATGGCCGCGCCAGGTCACCCGTCCCTGCCGCGTCAGCGAGGCCGCGAAGGCCGCGAGCAGCAGCAATTCTCCCTGGACCCAGTCCGTCAGCGCGTGGCCCGAGTCCGCCTCCGCGGGCACGCGGCTCAGCGCGGCGAGGCGCAGCGACAGGAGCGTGCGCACGGCGACGAGGGCCGCCACCGCGAGCCACACGGCGGGCTCATGGAGCCACGCGGCCAGGAGCACCAGCGGCACGGTGGGCGTGAAGAGCAGCGGCACGGTGGGGTACAGGCCGGGCCGGTGGCTCGCGAGCACCTGCATCCAGCGCGTGAAGCGCTCCAGGGGCACGCGCCAGGACGTCCCGTTGGCCACGGGCACCCACGCGGGCGCGGGGCTCAGCGCCACGTCCAGGCCGCGCGCGTGCAGCCGCTTCGCCAGCTCCAGGTCCTCGCCGATGTGGTCCGACAGTCCGACCAGTTCCTCCACCGCGCGCGGTGAAAGCCCGAGCGCCTTGCCGCACACGGCCTGCGCGCCCGCGCTCATCGCATGCAGCGCGCGGAAGCTGTGGTGCGTGTAGCGCAGCAGTCCCGCCATGGCGCGGCCGGCCGCGTCCACCGCGCCCACGGGCGTGGGGGCCGCGGTGCTCAAGGCGGCGCCGGCCACCAGCGGAGAGGCGAGGCCCTCCACCAGCGCGCCCGTCACCGCCACGTCCGCGTCCACCGCGAGCACCACGCGTCCGCGCACGTCCAGCGTCTGCAGCGCGTAGAGCAGGTGGCCCACCTTGCGGTTGGGGCACACCGGGTCGCTCGGAAGCCAGCGCACGCCCTCCGCCAGCCGGGGCCGGTAGGGCGACAGCACCACCTGCTCCAGGGGGCCCGCGTAGTTGATGGGCAGCTCCAGGTTGTCCAGCTCCTGCGGCGTGGGCGCGTCCACGGGGCGCAGGAGCAGCACGGACGGCAGCGAGCCCGCGCCCGCGACGGGCGCACGGCGAGACAGCCGCGCCAGCGCCACCGCGCTGAAGCCCCCGGCCAGCGCCGCCCACCCGAGCGTGAAGAGGCCGAGCGCGTTCATGCCGTCCTCCCCACGCGCGTGCGGAAGTGCGCCATCCAGCGGATGAACGGGGAGTGGAAGCGGCGGAAGTCCGCCACCTCGCCCATCGTGTCCAGCGTGTCGCGCCTGGCCTCCAGCCGCGCGTAGAAGGGCGACGACTCCAGCAGGCGCGGCTCGCCCACCCCCTCGTTGCCCGCGTGCAGCCTCGCGGGGACCCGCAGCCCCCAGCCCGTCAGGCTCGTCGGACGCAGCTCCGGCTTCGGGCCGCGCTCGCACACCACGCCGTTGGGTCCCGCCATCATGCGCAGCGGCGCCACGCCGTCCGGCAGGTGGTAGTCCACCACCGTGTGGTTCGCGTGGTGCGTGCGCGCCCAGTGCCAGCCCGACAGCCGCGAGCCCAGCAGCTCCTGGCCGTGGTTCGTGTCGTGGTAGCCCAGGCCCTCGGCCTTGAGCCCCAGCGAGGACACGTCCAGCGTCGCCTCCGACCGCGGCGCCAGGGGCTGCCAGTAGTGCGGCAGGCCCGGCATGAGCTGCACCTCCGCGCCCCGCCCCGTCATCGGCCGCAACGTCAGGCTGGCGCGCACCGGGCGGCCCCACGGCGCCGTCCCGTCGTCCACGTCCATGCGCACCGTGCCGTCCACCGCGTGCGTCAACGTGGAGCGGCCGATGCGCAGGCGCCCCGGCCCCTGCAGCTCCACGCGCGGGTACTCGCTCAGCACCCACAACTTGCGCACACCCTGGTGGTACAGGGCGAAGTTCACCGCGCTGTACGCCAGCGGGTGCCCTCCGCGCCGCGCCGCCACCGAGTAGCGCGGCGAGAACAACGACCCCAGCATGAAGATGCACACCGCGCTGTACGGCCCGGCCGTCACGTCCGCGTAGAACCAGCGGTACGCCCCCGGGCTGTCCGGCAACGCAGGCAGCGCGCACGACTCCGCCGCGCCGGACAGGAGGCTCTGAGCGAGGACGGACTTCATGCGCCCTCCCGCAGGTGCGCGGACGCCAGCTGCGCCGCGAACCGGCCCGACAGCATCACCAGCGGCACCCCGCCGCCCGGATGCGTGCCGCCGCCCGCGAAGAACAGCCCCGGCGTGCCGCCCCGGATGCGCGGCCTGCGGAACGGGCCGAAGCGGCCGTGCGGCAGGAAGCCGTAGATGGAACCGCCCGGAGCCCCGCGCGCCGCCAGGTCCACCGGCGAGCGCTGCCCCACCACGCGCACCCGCCCCTTCAACGCCGGGTAGTGACGCATGAGCTTCTCGAACATCTGCTCGCGCACGCGCTCCGCACTGGACTCCCAGTCCCGGCGCGCCTGCTCCGCCCTGCCCTCCTCCAGCGGCATGGCCGGCGCGTTCACCATCACGAACAGCCCCGTGCGGCCCAGCGGCGCCATGCCCGGGTCCGTGGCGGACGGGTTGCAGACATACACCGTGGGGTCCGCGGCGAGCTGTCCTGTGAAGAGCTCATCGAACTCCTTGCGGTAGTCCCCGCCGAACATCACCGTGTGATGCGGGACCGACGGCCGGCCCTCCGCCTCCAGCAGCAGCACGAAGCCGGACAGCGACAGCGGCTCCGACTCGCGGCGCAGCGACGCCAGCGGATCCGCGTTCACCACCACGCTGTCGAACAGCTCGCCGGCCGGGTCCACGCGGTAGCCCCCGGAGACGCGCTCGAAGCGGGCGCGCGTGTCCAGGTGCACCGTCACGCCCAGCCGCCGCACCGCCTGCCCCAGCGCCTCCACCAGCGCGCCGATGCCGCCGCGCACGTGGTGCACGCCATACGCGTGCTCGATGTGCGGGATGAGCGCGAACGCCGCGCTGGACGCGTACGGAGAGCCGCCCGCGTAGGTGGCGAAGCGGCCCACGTACTGCCGCAGGTGGTGCGTCTGGAAGTGCTTCGCCGCCAGCGTGTGCAGCGTGTCCAGCTTCATCCCCGCCAGCATCGCGCCGATGCCCCGGCGGGCGACGCGCGCCATGAAGCCGGCCATGCCCTCGAAGGGGGCCTCCAGGTACGGCTCGCCCGCCGCGCGCCAGATGGCCGCGGCCTCCGCGTAGAAGGAGTGCACGCCCTTGCGCTCGATGGGGCGCAGCTCCGCGGCGCTCTCCGCCATGCGCTCCAGGTCCTTGTACGCCGTGAAGCCGCACCCGTCCGCGAAGTGGTAGGTGCACTGCGGCTCCAGCTCCGTGAACGGCGGCAGGAGGTCCAGCGCGCCCAGTTGCTCGAAGGTGCTGCGCACCAGCGCCGGCAACGTGAGCAGCGTGGGCCCCGTGTCCAGCGTGAGCCCCTCCACCGTCACCGCCTGCGCCTTGCCGCCCAGGGACGGACCGCCCTCGAACAGCGTCACCGCGTGGCCCTCCTTCGCCAGGAGGCCCGCGGCCGTCAGCCCGCCAATCCCGCCGCCAATCACCGCCACGCGCGACGCCTTCATCGCGGACCTCCCGTGCCCGTGGGCAACAGCGGCACCGGTGCGGGCGAAACCGGCAGCGCCAGCGGGGCCTCCGGCAACGCGGCCCGGGGCCGCAGGAAGACGGTCGCCGTCAGCGCCAGCTTGCGCCCCGTCGTCGTGTGCGCGCGGCCGCTGAACACGTCGTAATCCCGCGCCTCGATGTCGCGCAGGATGTCGCCGTAGATGGCGCCCATCAGCCGCACCATGCGCTGGCTGCCGAAGCCGGTGAGGTAGTGCACGCCCGCCGCCGCCCGCGCGTAGTAGGCCCGCGCGCGCTCGATTTGAAAGCGCATGAAGTCGCGCCACTTCGCGTCCACCCGGCCCGCGCGCAGGTCGTCCTCGGTGATGCCGAAGGCGCGCAGCTCCTCCGCAGGCAGGTACACCCGGCCGCGCTCCAGGTCCTCGCGCACGTCGCGCAGGATGTTGGTGAGCTGCATCGCGCGGCCCAGGTCCGCCGCCGGCTCCACCGCGCGAGCGTCCTCGCAGCCCAGCACCGGCGTCAGCATCAACCCGACCACACCCGCGACCCGGTAGCAGTAGAGGTCCAGCTCCTCCCAGGTGTCGTAGCGCTGCTTCGTCAGGTCCATCTCCATGCCGGAGATGAGGTCCTGGAAGGGCTGCTCGGGGATGCGGTAGTGGTGGATGGTGTGGCGCAGCGCCGCGAACTCGCTCGGGTCCCACGGCGACGGCGCGTCCGCGGAGGGCTGGCGCGCGGACGGCGGGCCCAGCTCCTGGGACGCCAGCTCCGGCAGCGACAGGTACACCTCCGCCACGCGCTCGCGCGCCCGGGCCAGCCGCGTCGCCAGGGACATGGGCGCTTCGCCCGGCAGCGCGCTCTCGCCCGCGTCCACCAGGTCGTCCAGCCGCCGGCAGAAGGCATACAGCGCGAAGGCCGCCTTCCGCCGCTGGCCGAAGAGGAGGTACGACGCGAAGAAGAAGCTCTTGGCGTGGTGGCGCGTGACGACCCGCGCGCGCTGGTAGCCCCGGGCGATGAGCTCCGGAGAAGCGGTGCCGCTCATGCCGCCACCTCCACCGCCGCCGGGGCGCCCTCGCGCGGCGACAGCGCCACGCCCTGCTGGTGAGCCCACGCCATCAGCCGCTCGGTGACGAGCCGCGCGGAGATGAGCACCGTGGGCAGGCCCGTGCCCGGCTGCGTGGAGGCTCCCACGAAGAAGAGGTTCTTCACGCGAGGGTCCACGTTGGCCGGACGGAAGGGTCCAATCTGGAAGAAGTTCTGCGCCAGCCCGAACGCGCTGCCGCGCGCCAGGTTGTACGTGCCCGCCCAGTCATCCGGGGTGAAGACGCGCTCCACCTCGATGTCCGCCTCCAGGTCCGGGTAGCCCAGCTCCGCCAGACGCTGGAACACCTTCGCGCGCACCTTCGGGCCCTCCACCTTCCAGTCCAGGTTCGGGTGCTGGTGCGGCACCGGCACCAGCACGTAGAGCGAGTCCTTCCCCTCCGGCCCCAGCGAGGGGTCCGTGCGCGTGGGCACGTTGACGTAGAAGCTGGGGTCCTCCGGCACGCGGAAGCGCTGGAAGATGTCGTCGAAGGAGCCCGCGTAGTCCCGGCCGAACATCACGTTGTGATGCAAGAGGCCCGGCACCCGCTTCTTCATGCCCAGGTAGAGCATGTAGCCGCTGGAGGTGAAGCGAAGCTTCTCCCCGCGCTTGAACGGCGCGTCCTTCGGGTCGAGCAGCTTCTCGTACGCGTACGGCAGGTCCGCGTTGCACAGGACGGCATCCGCGGCCACCACCTCACCGCCGACGAGCCGCACGCCCGTGGTGCGGCCGCCTTCGGTGAGGATGCGCTCCACCGGACGGCCGTAGTGCAGCGTCACGCCCTCCTCGCGCGCCAGCCGCTCCAGCGCGAGGGGAATGGCGTACAGCCCGCCCTTGGGGAACCAGATGCCCACGCCCAATTCGGTGAAGGGCAAGAGGCCATACACCGCGGGCGACTCGAAGGGGGACACGCCCAGGTACATGGTCTGGAACGTCATCGCCGCGCGCAGCCGGTCGTCCTGGAAGTAGCGGCTGACGTCCGCGTACATGCGGCGGTGCGCGCGCGCCTTGAAGATCTTGGCCAGCACCCCGGGGGAGAAGTAGTCGCGCACGCCGTTGAAGTTGCGGCCCACGAAGTGGTCCAGGCTGATGCGGTACTGGTCGCGCCCCTGCGCCATGAAGGCCAGGTAGCGCTGGAAGCTGCCGGGCTCCACGCGCTCCAGCTCGCGGCCCATGGTGCAAAGCTCGGACGTGAAGGTGACGTCGGAGCCGTCCCGGAAGTGCACCCGGTAGTTCGGGTCGCAGCGGATGAGCGTGAGGTAGTCCTCGATGCGGCGGCCCAGCGCGCGGAAGGTCTCCTCGAACACCTCCGGCATCAACACGATGGTGGGGCCCACGTCCCAGGTGAACCCGTCCACCTGGAGCTGGTTGCACCGGCCGCCGGGGCCGTGCGTCTTCTCGAAGACCTGGACGTCGAAGCCCTGCCGCGCGAGCCTCGCCGCCGCGGCCAGACCTCCCACCCCCGCGCCCACCACCACCACCCGCTTGCCTTGTGCGCTCATGACGGTGTCCTCAGGAAGCGCGACGCGCGAGCCGGCTGATGAGGGCGTCCAGCAGATCCCTCATGCCATGGGGGTTGGGCAACGCCTGCAGGCTCCGCCGCGCCGCGCGCGACGCCCGCTCCACCGCGCGCTCGCACGCCGCACGGCCACCGAAGTGCTCCACCAGCTCCCGGGCGCGCGCGAGCGCCGCTTCGTCCTTGCACTCCACCGGCAGCGCCCACAGCCGCTCCAGCTCCTCGCGGCCCTCGGGCGTGGCGCGCACATACGCGGCCACCACCGGGAAGGTGCGCTTGGCCTGCGTGAAGTCGCCGTCGGACGCCTTGCCCGCCACGGACGCGTCGCCGTACAGGCCGATGAGGTCGTCGCGCAGCTGGTACGCGAGCCCCACCGAGCGCCCCACCCGCTCCAGGCCCTGCTGGAGCAGCGGATCCGCGCCGCCCAGCATCGCGCCGCACACCAGCGGAGCGCAGAAGCCGTAGCGCGCCGTCTTGAGGTGCGCCACGCGCAGCGTCTGGAAGAGCGTCACCTCCGCCAGCGGCACGCGCGCCAGGTCCAGGTCCAGGTACTGCCCGGCCGCCGTGTGCCGGCACACGCCCAGGTAGTAGCGCGCCACGCGCGACGCGCCCGGCATGCCCGACTCCAGCATCGCCTCCAGCGAGCGCGCGAAGAGGTGGTCCCCCATCACCACGGCCAGGTCTTCCCCCGGACGGCCCGGGGCCAGCATCCGGTGCAGCACCTGCCCGCCCCGGCGCAGCTCCGCCTGGTCCGCCACGTCGTCGTGGATGAGCAGGAACGTGTGCAGCAGCTCCAGCCCGGCGGCGAAGCGCCACAGCCCCGGCGGCACCGCGGTGCTCCCGCGCGCCAGCCCGTGCCCCGCCAGCACCAGCGCGGGCCTCAGCCGCTTCGCCGGCCGCAGCGCGTAGGCCCGCGTCTGCGCCTGCGCCTGTGTCCAACGTGCGTCCAGGCCTTGTTCGTCCGGCAGCTCGAACAGCTGGGTGAGCGCGGCCTCCACCTGTGCCTGCACGAGCTGCAGCCAGGCTTGCTCGGGGTATGCGGCTCCGGCGGAGGTCTGCTGCACGTTGGGAAGCAGGGTGGCCATACAGCGGATCTCCGAAGGCGGGAGCACGGCAGCAGCCTTTCCACCTAGAGGTAGCGTTTGCGTACAGAGATTGTCAAGGCTATGTCTAAGGTTTGCAAAAACCTTGTACACGGGAGGCTCCCGATGAAGGCATGGATCACAGGTGCGTTGACGGTGACCCTGGCGGCGGGGAGCGCGAGCGGCGCCCCTCCGGATCCGGAGCCGGTGGACGCGACGTTAAGCACCTCCAAGGGAGAGCGCGTCCAGCTGGCCCGCTGGCGTGGGAAACCCGTCATCCTCTTCTACGAGGACAAGGACTCCACGACACTCAACGCCCCCTTGAAGGCGGAGCTGTTCGCCCGGGGACGGGAGCGGGGCCTGCTCCAGAGCGCCTTCGTGGTCGCGGTCGCCAACCTGGAGAAGTACGACTTCTTCCCAGCCCGGGAGATTGCCCTGTCGTACGTGCGCGACGAGGAGAAGAAGGCCGGCGTGCCCATCCTGGTGGACCTGAAGGGCACCCTGGGCCTGGCGCCATGGAAGCTGCCCACCAAGACGTCCACG encodes the following:
- a CDS encoding phytoene desaturase family protein; its protein translation is MKASRVAVIGGGIGGLTAAGLLAKEGHAVTLFEGGPSLGGKAQAVTVEGLTLDTGPTLLTLPALVRSTFEQLGALDLLPPFTELEPQCTYHFADGCGFTAYKDLERMAESAAELRPIERKGVHSFYAEAAAIWRAAGEPYLEAPFEGMAGFMARVARRGIGAMLAGMKLDTLHTLAAKHFQTHHLRQYVGRFATYAGGSPYASSAAFALIPHIEHAYGVHHVRGGIGALVEALGQAVRRLGVTVHLDTRARFERVSGGYRVDPAGELFDSVVVNADPLASLRRESEPLSLSGFVLLLEAEGRPSVPHHTVMFGGDYRKEFDELFTGQLAADPTVYVCNPSATDPGMAPLGRTGLFVMVNAPAMPLEEGRAEQARRDWESSAERVREQMFEKLMRHYPALKGRVRVVGQRSPVDLAARGAPGGSIYGFLPHGRFGPFRRPRIRGGTPGLFFAGGGTHPGGGVPLVMLSGRFAAQLASAHLREGA
- a CDS encoding carotenoid 1,2-hydratase, which gives rise to MKSVLAQSLLSGAAESCALPALPDSPGAYRWFYADVTAGPYSAVCIFMLGSLFSPRYSVAARRGGHPLAYSAVNFALYHQGVRKLWVLSEYPRVELQGPGRLRIGRSTLTHAVDGTVRMDVDDGTAPWGRPVRASLTLRPMTGRGAEVQLMPGLPHYWQPLAPRSEATLDVSSLGLKAEGLGYHDTNHGQELLGSRLSGWHWARTHHANHTVVDYHLPDGVAPLRMMAGPNGVVCERGPKPELRPTSLTGWGLRVPARLHAGNEGVGEPRLLESSPFYARLEARRDTLDTMGEVADFRRFHSPFIRWMAHFRTRVGRTA
- a CDS encoding polyprenyl synthetase family protein, which produces MATLLPNVQQTSAGAAYPEQAWLQLVQAQVEAALTQLFELPDEQGLDARWTQAQAQTRAYALRPAKRLRPALVLAGHGLARGSTAVPPGLWRFAAGLELLHTFLLIHDDVADQAELRRGGQVLHRMLAPGRPGEDLAVVMGDHLFARSLEAMLESGMPGASRVARYYLGVCRHTAAGQYLDLDLARVPLAEVTLFQTLRVAHLKTARYGFCAPLVCGAMLGGADPLLQQGLERVGRSVGLAYQLRDDLIGLYGDASVAGKASDGDFTQAKRTFPVVAAYVRATPEGREELERLWALPVECKDEAALARARELVEHFGGRAACERAVERASRAARRSLQALPNPHGMRDLLDALISRLARRAS
- a CDS encoding glycosyltransferase; protein product: MNALGLFTLGWAALAGGFSAVALARLSRRAPVAGAGSLPSVLLLRPVDAPTPQELDNLELPINYAGPLEQVVLSPYRPRLAEGVRWLPSDPVCPNRKVGHLLYALQTLDVRGRVVLAVDADVAVTGALVEGLASPLVAGAALSTAAPTPVGAVDAAGRAMAGLLRYTHHSFRALHAMSAGAQAVCGKALGLSPRAVEELVGLSDHIGEDLELAKRLHARGLDVALSPAPAWVPVANGTSWRVPLERFTRWMQVLASHRPGLYPTVPLLFTPTVPLVLLAAWLHEPAVWLAVAALVAVRTLLSLRLAALSRVPAEADSGHALTDWVQGELLLLAAFAASLTRQGRVTWRGHTYALEAGGRMSRVAPRWSGGPG
- a CDS encoding phytoene/squalene synthase family protein, which gives rise to MSGTASPELIARGYQRARVVTRHHAKSFFFASYLLFGQRRKAAFALYAFCRRLDDLVDAGESALPGEAPMSLATRLARARERVAEVYLSLPELASQELGPPSARQPSADAPSPWDPSEFAALRHTIHHYRIPEQPFQDLISGMEMDLTKQRYDTWEELDLYCYRVAGVVGLMLTPVLGCEDARAVEPAADLGRAMQLTNILRDVREDLERGRVYLPAEELRAFGITEDDLRAGRVDAKWRDFMRFQIERARAYYARAAAGVHYLTGFGSQRMVRLMGAIYGDILRDIEARDYDVFSGRAHTTTGRKLALTATVFLRPRAALPEAPLALPVSPAPVPLLPTGTGGPR
- a CDS encoding lycopene cyclase domain-containing protein; amino-acid sequence: MTYARFLGIFVVLPILFLLVRYRRTLSWRGLAPMAMLLVVVYAATSPWDNMAVKWGLWGFDPERIWGVKLGYLPLEEYLFFGLQTLLVGLWARDRLERVLTKKPQAVSREQKPVRAERTLGPREVSP
- a CDS encoding peroxiredoxin family protein, encoding MKAWITGALTVTLAAGSASGAPPDPEPVDATLSTSKGERVQLARWRGKPVILFYEDKDSTTLNAPLKAELFARGRERGLLQSAFVVAVANLEKYDFFPAREIALSYVRDEEKKAGVPILVDLKGTLGLAPWKLPTKTSTVMLLDAEGTPVFRHSGRMKPEEQDRFFTVLSQLVGQDLTAEREPEAHP
- a CDS encoding phytoene desaturase family protein, encoding MSAQGKRVVVVGAGVGGLAAAARLARQGFDVQVFEKTHGPGGRCNQLQVDGFTWDVGPTIVLMPEVFEETFRALGRRIEDYLTLIRCDPNYRVHFRDGSDVTFTSELCTMGRELERVEPGSFQRYLAFMAQGRDQYRISLDHFVGRNFNGVRDYFSPGVLAKIFKARAHRRMYADVSRYFQDDRLRAAMTFQTMYLGVSPFESPAVYGLLPFTELGVGIWFPKGGLYAIPLALERLAREEGVTLHYGRPVERILTEGGRTTGVRLVGGEVVAADAVLCNADLPYAYEKLLDPKDAPFKRGEKLRFTSSGYMLYLGMKKRVPGLLHHNVMFGRDYAGSFDDIFQRFRVPEDPSFYVNVPTRTDPSLGPEGKDSLYVLVPVPHQHPNLDWKVEGPKVRAKVFQRLAELGYPDLEADIEVERVFTPDDWAGTYNLARGSAFGLAQNFFQIGPFRPANVDPRVKNLFFVGASTQPGTGLPTVLISARLVTERLMAWAHQQGVALSPREGAPAAVEVAA